In the Cloacibacillus sp. genome, one interval contains:
- a CDS encoding L,D-transpeptidase, protein MSVIFSRAVSEKPANRGRFRRLALLLPLLLSIGLFTECAALSSEPERITEEEALEAEAVLNEEADDWLLVRKQQKRLFVVRNRKVIRSYAVATGINDGQKQKPGDGRTPEGAFKVLQIQNASYWTHDFRDGKGEIKGAYGPWFIRLKTPWRGIGIHGTHDPQSIGKNATEGCIRLRNEDLKELKEKYIKLSMAVVIRR, encoded by the coding sequence GTGTCTGTTATTTTTTCAAGGGCTGTAAGTGAAAAACCCGCAAATAGGGGGCGGTTTCGCCGTCTGGCGCTGCTTTTGCCGCTGCTGTTATCGATTGGCCTCTTCACCGAATGCGCGGCCCTTTCGTCCGAGCCGGAGCGCATCACTGAGGAGGAGGCGCTTGAAGCCGAAGCCGTCCTAAACGAAGAAGCCGACGACTGGCTGCTGGTAAGAAAACAACAGAAACGGCTCTTTGTGGTCCGAAACAGGAAGGTCATCCGGTCCTACGCCGTCGCCACCGGTATCAACGATGGGCAGAAACAAAAACCCGGCGACGGCCGGACTCCGGAGGGAGCATTCAAAGTGTTGCAGATACAGAACGCCTCCTACTGGACGCACGACTTCAGGGACGGCAAAGGCGAGATCAAAGGAGCCTACGGCCCCTGGTTCATCCGCCTCAAGACCCCCTGGCGCGGCATCGGAATCCACGGAACGCACGACCCGCAGTCGATAGGCAAAAACGCCACCGAAGGCTGTATCCGTCTACGGAATGAAGATCTCAAAGAGCTGAAAGAAAAATATATAAAGCTGTCGATGGCCGTCGTGATCCGGAGATAG